CGTGCAGTACATGGGCGAGCTGGGCGCGGAGATGGTCATCCGCCGCAACGACGAGCTATCCCCAGCCGAGGTCGAAGCCATGCAGCCGGAGCGCATCCTCATCTCGCCCGGCCCCTGCACCCCGCAGGACGCCGGAATCAGCATGGGCCTCATCCAGCACTTCGCCAAGCTGGCCGAGAGCGGCGGCCCCCGGGTGCCGATCCTCGGCGTCTGCCTGGGCCACCAGGCCATCGGCGCGGCCTTCGGCGGCAACGTGGTGCGAGCGGCTCAGTTGATGCACGGCAAGACCAGTCAGGTCGAACACGACGGCAAGACCATCTTCGCCGGTATCCCCTCGGCGATGACCTGCACCCGGTATCACTCGCTGATCGTCTCTCCCGAAGGATTTCCTGAGGAGCTGGAGGTCTCGGCCCGGACCGTGGACGGCGAGACCATCATGGCGCTGCGGCACCGCGAGCTGCCCATCGAAG
This is a stretch of genomic DNA from Granulicella sp. WH15. It encodes these proteins:
- a CDS encoding aminodeoxychorismate/anthranilate synthase component II; translation: MVFVLDNYDSFTYNLVQYMGELGAEMVIRRNDELSPAEVEAMQPERILISPGPCTPQDAGISMGLIQHFAKLAESGGPRVPILGVCLGHQAIGAAFGGNVVRAAQLMHGKTSQVEHDGKTIFAGIPSAMTCTRYHSLIVSPEGFPEELEVSARTVDGETIMALRHRELPIEGVQFHPESVLTGHGKQLIENFLKM